Within the Carassius gibelio isolate Cgi1373 ecotype wild population from Czech Republic chromosome B15, carGib1.2-hapl.c, whole genome shotgun sequence genome, the region AATTATTAAGTGTCTCTTAAGATTCCGTCTTtctgtgaaactctttccacactgagagcagctggaAGATCTGATCTTTAAAGACCGATGATAAAACTTGATGTGCTTGATAAGATGTGCTTTTTCTGCAAAACTCTTGCCACAATCAGAACAGGTGTttggtttctctccggtgtgacgTCTTAGGTGTATCTTAAGTCTGTATTCGTTTGGACAAACCTCTCCGCACTCAGTGCAGCTGCAAGACTTTCGTCTGATATGCATTCTTATGTGTTTGGCAAGATGTTGTTTTtctgtaaaactctttccacactgagggcaagtGTACGGTTTCTCTCCTGTATGAGTTTTTAAGTGTCTTTTCAGTCTGTATTTAAATGCATAGCTCTTCTCACAATGAGAGCAGGTGAAACGCAGCTTTTCTCCAGAGTGAGTTTTTGCATGGTTCTTCATGCTCTCTCTACTCGCAAAACCGCGTCCACACCGATCACATTCGAAAGGCTTTTCTCCGGTGTGAATTCTTATGTGGCATTCAAGGTGTTTGTTTAGTATGAAACTCTTTCCGCAAACATGGCAGGTGTACGGTTTATCTCCAGTGTGAGTTTTTAAGTGATACTCCAGGTTCTCTTGACGTGTAAAACTCTTTTCACACCGATGACATTTTAAAGACTTTCTGGCTTTTGTTCTTTGAGTTCTGCTTCGTGAGACACTCTCTTCATTAAAGTTTTCTTCTCCATTTAAAAGACTTCGAGGTTTCTCACAACACTCAACTCTATCCGGTTCTTGGTTTTCCTCTTTCACCTCCATCGGAtctggaaaaaaaactaaatgtattaaAAGTCAAATGCAATcttaaacaaaaagtaataaaagaaaacaactgaGATCAAACATCTATTTGTATGTGATGTTTGATTGGATAAAGTTGATTCTGATGTTAATACACTCTAATCACACTATTACTGTAAACTGTATATTACTGCTTCTTATTTTCTAATGGAAATAAAGTCTGTCCGAACTGACAGACGCTTTGTTGTCACAATGTTCCTGAGcagtaaataatcaaaataatgaaaagtGGTGACCAAATCTGCTGAGCAAAACATCAAACATAAGTCACTGAATTGATAGtttctataaaaacatttttattttatttgctgacAGACTTTCTTGCCATAAACAGTTACATCTTGaggaatctgcaaaatgttaattattttaccaaagtAAGAGGGATCatgcaaaatgcatgttattttttatttagtactgaacTGAATAAGATTTCACACGAAAGAGATTTACGTATAGTGCACAAGAGAGAATAATAGTTCAAATTTATAAGATGACTCAAGGGGGAATCAAGGGgcgtgtaaacttttgaacattttaataaatccaGCTATATTTTTTCTCTTGTGGGCTACATGTTAACATCTTTAATGtgaaatatattattcaggtcagtactaaataacaaataacatgcattttgtataatTCCTCTTATTTtgctaaaataattaacattttgcagattctgca harbors:
- the LOC127972889 gene encoding gastrula zinc finger protein XlCGF8.2DB-like — protein: MKTTDPMEVKEENQEPDRVECCEKPRSLLNGEENFNEESVSRSRTQRTKARKSLKCHRCEKSFTRQENLEYHLKTHTGDKPYTCHVCGKSFILNKHLECHIRIHTGEKPFECDRCGRGFASRESMKNHAKTHSGEKLRFTCSHCEKSYAFKYRLKRHLKTHTGEKPYTCPQCGKSFTEKQHLAKHIRMHIRRKSCSCTECGEVCPNEYRLKIHLRRHTGEKPNTCSDCGKSFAEKAHLIKHIKFYHRSLKIRSSSCSQCGKSFTERRNLKRHLIIHTGERPYTCPHCEDSFTQKVHLDRHIMLHTGEKPFRCSQCEKSFVEASGLLRHMHIHIGEKCNSVHTGN